From the genome of Pelobacter propionicus DSM 2379, one region includes:
- a CDS encoding TonB-dependent receptor, with translation MQQENFIRAIACGVALAVAPSVATAQERETEQMDTVIVTATRTEKELDSAPGSASVVTKQEIEKKEVLTFDDALKGTSGVMLSRSKGPMDTIANITLRGVPGQNRTLIMVDGITLNSPFAGSIQSNSIAPGTIERIEIVKGATSSLYGGNAMGGVVNVITKMPTKREFTLKTGFGSALEGDAPENTRRVAVSYGDVIKDKFHIYLYNDYTGTDGYVTDLVTGTPGSGTSGARPTLTSDEKATFLLGHKGENEAWQDNLTVKAGYDFNSSTKLLFTFLKSYGEYSYNDPETYMTDSSGNPYWSSSGSEYSFLGTYGANNQNIYALSLETEIASAKIKAGISYLDQDTSWYATASSTTKSPVATRSDGPGKLTSTPASALSADVQVTFPLLSWNIFTVGGAFRQSEINGKDYVLSDWTNEHSKGQLIGEARGTDRIYALFMQDEISILDNLTLYAGFRQDWWETSDGHVLASNASNVVTVGPTSFGSRSESAFSPKGAIVYTPFAGTTLKVSGGKAFRAPSNYELYRTTMMGSSTTYQCNPDLKPERSVSWDGGVSQDLWQGATVKATYFENYIKDMIYSTTTGSIREKKNAGRGESKGVEVELEQKFGKLLRLFANYTYTNAKITKNSAVPATEGKRMTDIPRTMYNAGADLEYGPAGASVIARYVGKRYGNDTNNDTARNVKGVYDSYITTDVKLRYKLTSWATASFSVNNIFDEKYFSSTKSPGRSCYGEVTLQY, from the coding sequence ATGCAGCAGGAAAATTTCATACGCGCGATTGCCTGCGGTGTGGCGCTGGCGGTTGCGCCGTCTGTCGCAACGGCCCAGGAACGGGAAACGGAACAGATGGATACGGTCATCGTGACCGCCACCAGAACCGAAAAGGAGTTGGACTCCGCGCCCGGCAGCGCGTCCGTGGTCACGAAGCAGGAAATCGAAAAAAAAGAAGTCCTTACCTTTGACGACGCCTTGAAGGGAACGTCCGGTGTCATGCTTTCGCGTTCAAAAGGCCCCATGGATACGATAGCGAACATTACCCTGCGCGGCGTTCCCGGACAGAACAGGACGCTGATCATGGTGGACGGCATCACCCTGAACAGCCCCTTCGCCGGATCGATCCAGTCAAACAGCATTGCCCCCGGCACCATCGAGAGGATCGAGATTGTCAAGGGGGCAACCTCCAGCCTCTACGGCGGCAACGCCATGGGCGGCGTCGTCAATGTGATCACCAAAATGCCGACCAAGCGCGAGTTCACCCTCAAGACCGGCTTCGGTTCCGCCCTGGAGGGGGATGCTCCGGAAAACACCCGGCGTGTGGCGGTCTCCTACGGTGATGTGATTAAAGACAAATTCCATATCTACCTTTACAACGATTACACCGGAACGGACGGTTACGTAACCGATCTGGTGACCGGCACTCCCGGCAGCGGCACCAGCGGGGCGCGACCGACGCTGACCAGTGACGAAAAGGCTACCTTTCTGCTGGGCCACAAGGGCGAGAACGAGGCCTGGCAGGACAATCTTACCGTCAAGGCCGGGTATGATTTCAATTCCAGCACGAAACTGCTCTTCACCTTCCTCAAGTCCTATGGCGAATACTCCTACAACGATCCCGAGACCTATATGACCGACTCCTCGGGAAACCCTTACTGGAGCTCTTCCGGCTCGGAGTACTCCTTCCTGGGGACCTACGGCGCCAACAACCAAAACATCTACGCTCTTTCCCTGGAAACGGAGATAGCCTCCGCCAAGATCAAGGCCGGGATCAGCTACCTGGATCAGGATACCAGCTGGTATGCCACCGCCAGCAGCACGACCAAATCCCCGGTAGCCACCCGCTCCGACGGTCCGGGCAAACTCACCAGCACCCCCGCCTCGGCCCTGAGCGCTGACGTGCAGGTAACCTTCCCGCTCCTATCCTGGAACATCTTCACCGTCGGAGGCGCCTTCCGCCAGTCGGAGATCAACGGCAAGGACTATGTGCTTTCCGACTGGACGAATGAGCACAGCAAGGGGCAGCTTATCGGGGAAGCCAGGGGAACGGACAGGATCTATGCGCTGTTCATGCAGGACGAAATTTCAATCCTGGATAACCTGACGCTCTACGCCGGATTCCGCCAGGACTGGTGGGAAACCAGCGACGGCCATGTCCTGGCCTCCAACGCGTCCAACGTCGTCACGGTCGGTCCCACGTCATTCGGCTCCCGCAGCGAAAGCGCATTCAGCCCCAAGGGGGCCATCGTCTACACGCCCTTTGCGGGCACCACCCTGAAGGTCTCCGGCGGCAAGGCTTTCCGCGCTCCCAGCAACTACGAACTCTACCGCACCACCATGATGGGAAGCTCCACCACCTACCAGTGCAACCCGGACTTAAAGCCGGAGCGAAGCGTCAGCTGGGACGGCGGCGTAAGCCAGGATCTGTGGCAAGGCGCAACGGTCAAGGCCACCTATTTTGAGAACTACATCAAGGACATGATCTACAGCACCACCACCGGCAGCATCCGGGAAAAGAAAAACGCCGGCAGAGGCGAAAGCAAGGGGGTGGAGGTGGAGCTGGAACAGAAATTCGGAAAACTGCTGCGCCTGTTCGCCAACTACACCTACACCAACGCCAAGATAACCAAGAACAGCGCCGTCCCGGCCACGGAGGGAAAACGCATGACCGATATCCCCCGCACCATGTACAACGCCGGCGCCGACCTGGAGTATGGGCCCGCAGGCGCGTCGGTCATCGCCCGCTACGTGGGAAAACGGTACGGCAACGACACCAACAACGACACTGCCAGGAATGTGAAGGGGGTCTACGACTCCTACATCACCACGGACGTCAAACTGCGCTACAAACTGACGTCCTGGGCAACGGCATCCTTTTCGGTCAACAACATCTTCGATGAGAAATACTTCTCATCCACAAAATCTCCGGGGCGATCATGTTACGGCGAAGTGACGTTACAGTACTGA
- the tolR gene encoding protein TolR, whose translation MAMGGQGNNRAAMADINVTPLVDVMLVLLVIFMVTAPMMQQGVQVNLPKADTKAMTQAEETVIVTVDGKGRIFINKDEVPAGDLRSRLSEMFANREKKEIFLKADAGVPYGEVVRAMADIKGAGIERLGMVTEPAKP comes from the coding sequence ATGGCCATGGGAGGACAGGGAAACAACCGCGCGGCCATGGCCGATATCAACGTCACGCCGCTGGTGGACGTCATGCTGGTGCTCCTGGTGATCTTCATGGTTACCGCTCCCATGATGCAGCAGGGGGTGCAGGTCAACCTGCCCAAGGCGGACACCAAGGCCATGACCCAGGCCGAGGAGACGGTGATCGTCACGGTGGATGGAAAGGGCAGGATTTTCATCAACAAGGACGAAGTGCCTGCCGGGGACCTGCGTTCCCGTCTCTCGGAGATGTTCGCCAACCGTGAGAAGAAGGAGATCTTCCTCAAGGCCGATGCCGGCGTCCCCTACGGCGAGGTGGTCAGGGCCATGGCCGACATCAAGGGTGCCGGCATCGAGCGCCTGGGCATGGTGACGGAACCGGCGAAGCCGTAA
- the tolQ gene encoding protein TolQ has product MALLLNAGVVVKLVLILLLFFSVVSWAIILFKLFQVHRANRESERFMDLFWKSSRFDTIASQLDRFSSSPLSVLFNEAYAELNKLMDKGATSSGTGLSTDLGGIENVSRALRRATNSELTRLERYLTFLATTGSTSPFIGLFGTVWGIMTAFEGIGRTGSASLAVVAPGIAEALIATAIGLVAAIPAVMAYNHFQHKIRVLTNDMDSFSTEFLNIVQRTVAGR; this is encoded by the coding sequence GTGGCTTTACTTCTCAACGCCGGTGTCGTCGTCAAACTGGTCCTGATTCTGCTTTTGTTCTTCTCGGTGGTATCCTGGGCAATCATCCTCTTCAAGCTCTTTCAGGTACACCGCGCCAACAGGGAATCGGAGCGCTTCATGGACCTGTTCTGGAAATCGTCCCGCTTCGACACCATCGCCTCCCAGCTTGACCGCTTCTCCAGTTCCCCCCTCTCCGTGCTGTTCAACGAGGCCTACGCCGAGCTCAACAAGCTGATGGACAAGGGGGCCACAAGCAGCGGCACGGGCTTGAGCACCGACCTGGGCGGCATCGAGAACGTCTCCCGCGCCCTGCGCCGGGCCACCAACTCGGAGCTGACCCGCCTGGAGCGCTACCTGACCTTTCTGGCCACCACCGGCTCCACCTCCCCCTTCATCGGCCTGTTCGGCACGGTGTGGGGCATCATGACCGCCTTCGAGGGGATCGGCAGGACCGGTTCCGCCTCCCTGGCTGTCGTTGCCCCGGGCATCGCTGAGGCGTTGATCGCCACCGCCATCGGCCTGGTTGCCGCCATTCCGGCGGTCATGGCCTACAACCATTTTCAGCACAAGATCCGCGTCCTGACCAACGACATGGACAGCTTCTCCACTGAGTTCCTCAACATCGTGCAGCGCACCGTGGCGGGGAGATAG
- a CDS encoding energy-coupling factor ABC transporter substrate-binding protein, whose protein sequence is MKRYQNLILLALVALLVAVPLWMVKRPAPGPDGAEVEIFAGADGQARDLVGTIAPSYKPRVNPLMEPASGEIESMLFALQAALGAGFIGYWLGSSATRTKLRRSKSEA, encoded by the coding sequence ATGAAACGCTATCAGAACCTGATCCTGCTGGCCCTGGTGGCGCTCTTGGTGGCAGTGCCGCTCTGGATGGTGAAGCGTCCCGCGCCGGGGCCGGACGGGGCCGAGGTGGAGATCTTCGCCGGAGCCGACGGACAGGCCAGGGATCTGGTCGGTACGATAGCCCCATCCTACAAACCACGGGTAAATCCGCTCATGGAGCCGGCCAGCGGTGAAATCGAATCCATGCTGTTCGCCCTGCAAGCCGCCCTGGGAGCCGGATTCATCGGCTACTGGCTGGGGAGTTCGGCCACCCGAACCAAACTGCGCCGGAGCAAGAGCGAGGCCTGA
- a CDS encoding energy-coupling factor ABC transporter permease, which produces MHIMEGFLPVEHAIGWSVASAPVVAYGLYSINKKIKKNPEQRMLLGVAAAFTFVLSALKMPSVTGSCSHPTGTGLGAILFGPSAVAPIGAVVLLFQALLLAHGGLTTLGANIFSMAIVGPFAAAAVFRLARAARFPFGVGVFLAASLGDLLTYVTTACQLAFAFPDPVGGFTASLAKFAGVFALTQIPLAISEGLLTVVVMNALLRFNREELGSLNIEGNGQEVQA; this is translated from the coding sequence ATGCACATCATGGAAGGTTTTCTGCCTGTTGAACATGCCATCGGATGGAGCGTCGCGTCCGCGCCGGTGGTCGCCTACGGCCTGTACTCCATAAATAAAAAGATAAAGAAAAATCCGGAACAGCGCATGCTGCTGGGGGTGGCCGCGGCCTTCACCTTCGTGCTCTCGGCCCTGAAGATGCCTTCCGTCACCGGCAGCTGCTCCCATCCCACCGGCACCGGACTGGGGGCGATACTGTTCGGACCCTCCGCCGTAGCCCCCATCGGAGCGGTGGTGCTGCTGTTCCAGGCACTGCTTCTGGCCCACGGCGGCCTGACCACCCTGGGCGCCAATATCTTCTCCATGGCCATCGTCGGCCCCTTCGCCGCCGCCGCCGTCTTCCGTCTGGCCCGCGCGGCCCGGTTCCCCTTCGGCGTAGGGGTTTTCCTGGCAGCCTCCCTGGGCGACCTTTTAACCTACGTCACCACGGCCTGCCAGCTGGCCTTCGCCTTTCCCGACCCGGTGGGCGGCTTCACGGCATCCCTGGCCAAGTTCGCCGGCGTATTCGCCCTGACCCAGATCCCCCTGGCCATCAGCGAGGGGCTTTTGACCGTGGTGGTGATGAACGCCCTCCTGCGCTTCAACCGGGAAGAGTTGGGCAGCCTGAATATCGAGGGAAACGGACAGGAGGTGCAGGCATGA
- a CDS encoding transporter, whose protein sequence is MSANTSEQSHPQGRKARKAGTGLRAGLYGALLALSLSAPVHAAPPLITDDAGTVEVGKVEIELNNSYSHDSEHEGGVKVRGEVFDSELKVTTGLYKDLGIALAVPYVFSDRTKEDGNLVDDVEGFGDMTLEVKYRFLELAGIDFTLKPYVLIPTGRYNVGLSEGRWQPGVALIATREFDDGNYALHANLGYEHHGYRTEEMRDGNRNNLWSGSLAGEAKLLPGLIGVADFGLATTQDKGTDTLTSYALTGVRYEVNEYLDVDAGVKFGLTKPEDDVAVLYGIVLKF, encoded by the coding sequence ATGTCAGCAAACACCAGTGAGCAATCCCACCCACAGGGCAGAAAAGCACGAAAAGCAGGGACCGGGCTGCGCGCCGGCCTGTATGGCGCCTTACTCGCGCTGTCTCTCTCCGCTCCGGTTCATGCCGCTCCGCCGCTGATCACCGACGATGCCGGTACGGTGGAGGTCGGCAAGGTGGAGATCGAGCTCAACAACAGCTACAGCCACGACAGCGAGCACGAAGGGGGCGTCAAAGTCCGCGGCGAAGTATTCGACTCGGAACTGAAGGTCACTACCGGACTGTACAAGGACCTGGGGATCGCCCTGGCCGTGCCCTACGTCTTCAGCGACCGGACGAAAGAGGACGGCAACCTGGTGGACGACGTGGAAGGCTTCGGCGACATGACCCTGGAGGTGAAGTACCGCTTCCTGGAACTGGCCGGCATCGACTTCACCCTCAAACCGTACGTCCTGATCCCCACCGGCAGGTACAACGTCGGGCTGTCCGAAGGACGCTGGCAACCGGGCGTGGCCCTGATCGCCACCCGCGAGTTCGACGACGGAAACTATGCCCTGCACGCCAACCTGGGGTACGAACATCACGGGTACCGGACGGAGGAGATGCGGGACGGCAACCGGAACAACCTGTGGTCCGGCTCCCTGGCCGGCGAGGCCAAACTGCTGCCCGGCCTGATCGGCGTGGCCGACTTCGGTCTGGCCACCACCCAGGACAAAGGCACCGACACCCTCACCTCCTATGCCCTGACCGGCGTGCGCTATGAGGTCAACGAGTATCTGGATGTGGATGCCGGCGTCAAGTTCGGACTGACCAAGCCAGAGGATGACGTGGCCGTACTGTACGGCATCGTCCTCAAATTCTGA
- a CDS encoding energy-coupling factor ABC transporter permease, which produces MHMADALLSPAVGGSMWLLSGAAIARCSARVRTEANDSRTPLMGVLGAFVFAAQMFTFAIPGTGSSGHLCGGTLLALLLGPHAAFLTLASVLVVQALLFGDGGLLALGCNIFNMAFVTMFVVYPLLFCCLPGALRSTWRMGAAIVMTAVLSLQLGALCVALETCLSGISELPLSAFMLLLQPIHLAMGLVEGGMTLAIVVFVARARPDIFTGGVLEAIFTAPPQKYGLDQNQM; this is translated from the coding sequence ATGCACATGGCCGATGCACTGCTCTCCCCGGCCGTAGGCGGCAGCATGTGGCTGCTATCCGGCGCCGCCATCGCCCGCTGCTCGGCACGGGTGCGGACCGAAGCCAACGATAGCAGGACGCCGCTGATGGGAGTTTTGGGCGCGTTCGTGTTCGCCGCCCAGATGTTCACCTTCGCCATCCCCGGAACCGGCTCCAGCGGACACCTCTGTGGCGGAACCCTGCTGGCCCTTTTGCTGGGGCCCCATGCCGCCTTCCTGACCCTGGCCTCGGTGCTGGTGGTGCAGGCGCTCCTTTTCGGCGACGGCGGCCTGCTGGCCCTGGGGTGCAACATCTTCAACATGGCCTTCGTCACCATGTTCGTGGTCTATCCCCTGCTGTTTTGCTGTCTCCCCGGTGCGCTCCGCTCCACATGGCGCATGGGGGCGGCCATCGTGATGACGGCGGTGCTCTCCCTCCAGTTGGGCGCGCTCTGCGTCGCCCTGGAGACCTGCCTGTCCGGCATCAGCGAACTCCCCCTGTCGGCATTCATGCTGCTGTTGCAGCCGATCCATCTGGCCATGGGACTGGTGGAGGGGGGGATGACCCTGGCGATAGTCGTCTTCGTAGCACGGGCACGGCCGGACATCTTTACGGGCGGCGTACTGGAAGCTATTTTTACGGCCCCGCCACAAAAATACGGCCTCGACCAAAACCAGATGTAA
- a CDS encoding energy transducer TonB: MEPGVRNQFCHVDSEVFEPPQLPGFVRFFGASLIAHLLLFSGFVALQMNVNAAPHRSPLIEVELRDMEMKKMDAPPLAGPRTVSRPASAPTMERPAPSRPITERSTPKPETVPVPLATQPASASADATPVAASSAPAVSVPAGATAGGSTGGVGPVAAGNGGGGGSGGIRDVAFGGANGPSFLARVLPNYPLAARRMGREGKVLLRLTLDERGKLLHVDVLENPGYGFADAALDAVRKSRFLPAHSGDRPIACRVRLPIRFALQSGD; encoded by the coding sequence ATGGAACCCGGCGTACGTAATCAATTTTGTCATGTGGATAGCGAAGTTTTTGAGCCGCCGCAGTTGCCTGGTTTTGTCAGGTTTTTTGGTGCTTCGCTCATTGCTCACCTGCTGCTGTTTTCCGGCTTTGTCGCGCTCCAGATGAACGTGAATGCCGCTCCCCATCGCTCGCCGCTGATCGAGGTGGAACTCCGCGACATGGAGATGAAGAAGATGGATGCGCCCCCCCTGGCCGGGCCGAGGACGGTTTCCCGGCCCGCTTCTGCGCCGACGATGGAACGCCCCGCGCCGTCCCGGCCGATTACCGAGCGGAGTACGCCGAAGCCTGAAACCGTCCCCGTTCCTCTGGCCACGCAACCCGCCTCGGCAAGCGCCGATGCGACGCCGGTGGCCGCTTCCTCCGCTCCGGCGGTGAGCGTTCCGGCTGGAGCGACGGCGGGCGGTTCCACGGGTGGGGTTGGGCCTGTCGCGGCAGGCAATGGTGGCGGAGGGGGCTCCGGAGGGATTCGGGATGTGGCTTTCGGCGGCGCCAATGGTCCATCCTTTCTGGCGCGGGTGCTTCCGAACTACCCGCTGGCGGCACGCCGGATGGGGCGCGAGGGGAAGGTGCTTCTGCGCCTGACCCTGGACGAGCGGGGAAAGCTGCTCCATGTGGATGTGCTGGAAAATCCCGGCTACGGTTTCGCCGACGCGGCACTGGATGCGGTCAGGAAATCCCGCTTCCTGCCGGCCCACAGCGGTGACCGGCCGATCGCCTGCCGCGTGCGCCTTCCTATCCGCTTTGCCCTGCAGTCCGGCGACTGA
- a CDS encoding TonB-dependent receptor — MSVVVSLVGVMGCLSPAGAADTENGERAEDSRMDEILVTPQGRVADEVTNAPAVVETRTAEELKRINLVDSSDVFRNMPDVYVRKLYPGTTNRPLAIRSNPASMTARSLVLVDGIRISDFTNSSNSNGPKWQMVAPDEIERIDLIYGPFSAAQSGNSLGGTALISTRMPEKREASVEAGYTYQHAKEYKTSEDMHGYNAHASFGDKAGPLSFMLWYDRLETRVQPITYMTSPVSAGKAASGSAAGGFLSDTDPKGQQRYIFGSTGTTYVINDTAKLKLAYELPDESQLRFNFVFWDATQDTDSPDSYLRDANGNTIYSGTFDVNGRSYTLSPSAFYYQKSHKQDMLYALSYTRNPDKGVKLTASLSYYDIYKDQTRKSSTAPPLAEHGGAGTVGDNGGGWYTADLKVSHDLNWLGTHTVAGGYHYDQYMVDSETWNASNWKSDIRTTLSKGEKGKTSTHALFLEDSWNITPQWTLYLGGRYEWWDGFDGSKSTDTGSGRVTTRLPDQGYHDFSPKFAITYKPTPDWSLRYSLGIANRYPTVGELFYGGINSSGIITNPNPDLKPEQVLAHDFTIIRDLWGHGEARLSFFQNEVKDAIYSQTNYYTNVTNYQNVDEVRTRGVEVSVDLRRLPLEGLGFSANAAWADARILKNDTVPDSVGKQFPRVPKWRTKFTLDYAPTERWFVAFSGNYASKPYNSLDNSDTRGGYGGLDDYLIFDTRASYKVNENLTASFGVDNLTDVLYHESHPYARRTFYASMKYTF, encoded by the coding sequence ATGAGTGTGGTGGTTTCCCTTGTGGGAGTGATGGGCTGCCTTTCCCCGGCAGGAGCTGCGGATACGGAGAACGGGGAGCGGGCGGAAGATTCCCGGATGGACGAAATCCTGGTAACCCCCCAGGGGAGGGTGGCGGACGAGGTGACCAATGCCCCGGCGGTGGTGGAGACCCGAACCGCCGAGGAGCTCAAGCGGATCAACCTGGTGGATTCATCCGATGTGTTCAGGAACATGCCGGATGTGTACGTGCGGAAACTGTACCCTGGCACCACCAACAGGCCCCTGGCAATCCGCTCCAATCCTGCCTCGATGACGGCACGCAGCCTGGTGCTGGTTGACGGCATCCGCATCAGCGACTTTACCAATTCCAGCAACAGTAATGGCCCCAAATGGCAGATGGTGGCGCCGGACGAGATCGAGCGCATCGACCTGATCTACGGCCCCTTTTCCGCTGCCCAGAGCGGCAACTCCCTGGGTGGGACGGCCCTGATCAGCACCCGCATGCCCGAAAAGCGGGAGGCGAGCGTCGAGGCGGGTTACACCTACCAGCACGCCAAGGAGTACAAAACCAGCGAAGACATGCACGGTTACAACGCCCATGCCAGCTTTGGCGACAAGGCCGGCCCGCTCTCCTTCATGCTCTGGTACGACCGGTTGGAGACCAGGGTCCAGCCCATTACCTACATGACCTCGCCGGTTTCCGCGGGCAAGGCCGCTTCCGGAAGCGCGGCCGGCGGCTTCCTGAGCGATACGGACCCCAAGGGCCAGCAACGCTACATCTTCGGTTCCACCGGCACGACCTATGTCATCAACGACACGGCCAAACTGAAACTGGCCTATGAACTGCCCGACGAGTCGCAACTCCGCTTCAACTTCGTCTTCTGGGACGCCACCCAGGACACCGATTCTCCCGACAGCTATCTGCGCGACGCGAACGGCAACACGATCTATTCGGGTACCTTTGACGTTAACGGCAGGAGCTACACTCTGTCGCCGTCGGCGTTCTACTACCAGAAATCCCACAAGCAGGACATGCTTTACGCCCTGTCCTACACGCGCAACCCGGACAAGGGAGTAAAGCTGACGGCGAGCTTGAGTTACTACGATATCTACAAGGACCAGACCCGCAAATCCAGCACCGCTCCCCCCTTGGCGGAGCATGGGGGCGCCGGAACGGTGGGGGACAACGGCGGCGGCTGGTATACCGCAGACCTGAAGGTCTCCCATGACCTGAACTGGCTGGGAACCCATACTGTCGCCGGCGGCTACCATTACGACCAGTACATGGTTGATTCGGAAACCTGGAACGCCTCAAACTGGAAGAGCGACATCCGCACCACCCTGAGCAAGGGGGAAAAGGGAAAGACCAGCACCCACGCCCTGTTCCTGGAGGATAGCTGGAATATCACCCCCCAATGGACCCTGTACCTGGGGGGGCGTTACGAATGGTGGGACGGCTTTGACGGCTCCAAGTCCACCGACACCGGATCGGGCCGGGTGACGACACGACTGCCCGACCAGGGGTACCACGATTTCTCGCCCAAGTTCGCCATCACCTACAAACCGACGCCTGACTGGAGCCTGCGTTATTCCCTGGGGATCGCCAACCGCTACCCCACGGTGGGGGAACTCTTCTACGGCGGCATCAACTCCTCGGGCATCATCACCAATCCCAATCCGGACCTGAAACCGGAGCAGGTCCTGGCCCATGACTTCACCATCATCCGCGACCTGTGGGGCCATGGCGAGGCCCGGTTGAGCTTCTTCCAGAACGAGGTCAAGGACGCCATCTACAGCCAGACCAATTACTATACCAACGTGACCAACTACCAGAACGTGGATGAGGTGCGCACCAGGGGGGTGGAGGTCAGCGTGGATCTGCGCAGGTTGCCGCTGGAGGGTCTGGGATTCTCGGCCAACGCAGCTTGGGCCGATGCCAGGATCCTCAAGAACGACACTGTGCCCGACAGTGTGGGCAAGCAGTTTCCGCGCGTGCCGAAATGGCGAACCAAGTTCACCCTGGACTATGCTCCCACCGAGCGCTGGTTCGTGGCCTTCAGCGGCAACTATGCCAGCAAGCCCTACAACAGTCTGGACAACAGCGATACCCGGGGTGGCTACGGCGGCCTGGATGACTATCTGATCTTCGATACCCGCGCATCCTACAAGGTCAATGAAAACCTGACCGCCTCATTCGGTGTCGACAACCTGACCGACGTTCTCTACCACGAATCGCACCCCTATGCCCGCAGGACCTTCTACGCCAGCATGAAATACACCTTTTAG
- a CDS encoding DUF4198 domain-containing protein — MKQHAFRKTVMVLAAVACSAVSSTTAHAHDTWAVMQDYTLVKPAAPMLNVVSSHLFSFPAKDLVTTDRVASVLFIAPDGTETRGVPAGKDGFRAQHDLKSPGTHLSVVVSPAGFSTKTTEGYKQGKSKKDVDNVISCNYSEKFSKALFTVGKAGGNTFSRTLGHSLEIVPLQDPSAMKVGEVMSVRVLFQGKPLPSATVSGVYAGFSNDPGTFAYSTTTNKEGIAKVKLIHNGPWLLLVKQKSAYPDMTVCDAKSYSSALTFSVR; from the coding sequence ATGAAACAGCATGCTTTTAGAAAAACCGTGATGGTTCTTGCAGCCGTTGCCTGTTCCGCAGTTTCCTCGACAACGGCCCATGCCCACGACACCTGGGCGGTGATGCAGGATTACACCCTGGTAAAACCGGCGGCGCCGATGCTGAACGTGGTCTCCAGCCACCTGTTCTCGTTTCCCGCCAAGGATCTGGTGACGACCGACCGGGTTGCTTCGGTACTTTTTATCGCTCCCGACGGCACGGAGACGCGCGGGGTTCCCGCTGGTAAGGATGGATTCCGGGCGCAGCATGATCTGAAATCACCCGGCACCCATTTATCGGTGGTGGTGTCTCCGGCCGGTTTTTCCACGAAAACAACGGAAGGGTACAAGCAGGGCAAATCGAAGAAGGATGTGGATAACGTGATTTCCTGTAATTACTCCGAGAAGTTCTCCAAGGCACTCTTCACGGTGGGGAAAGCGGGAGGCAATACTTTTTCCAGGACACTGGGGCACTCCCTGGAGATCGTCCCGCTGCAGGATCCCTCCGCAATGAAGGTGGGCGAGGTCATGTCTGTCAGAGTACTGTTCCAGGGCAAGCCGCTTCCCTCGGCGACGGTTTCCGGCGTGTACGCCGGTTTCTCCAATGATCCTGGCACCTTTGCCTACAGCACCACCACCAACAAGGAAGGAATAGCGAAAGTTAAGCTGATCCATAACGGTCCCTGGTTGCTTTTGGTCAAGCAGAAGAGCGCCTATCCGGACATGACCGTCTGCGACGCAAAATCCTATTCGTCGGCGCTTACCTTCAGCGTCAGATAG
- the exbB gene encoding TonB-system energizer ExbB encodes MESLKMAVDYGIIWLLALLSVIALACAIERLYVYQRISIRDFREKRALELELTRKLHVIATIGSNAPYLGLLGTVMGIMLTFHTMGTEGFMDTNKIMVGLALALKATAVGLFVAIPSVTLYNLLLRRTKVLLIQWELAHGREGSQLH; translated from the coding sequence ATGGAATCGCTGAAAATGGCTGTCGATTACGGAATCATCTGGCTCCTGGCGCTCTTGAGCGTGATCGCCCTGGCGTGCGCCATCGAGCGGCTGTACGTGTACCAAAGGATCAGCATCCGGGATTTCCGGGAGAAGCGTGCCCTGGAGCTAGAGCTGACCAGGAAGCTGCACGTCATCGCCACCATCGGCAGCAATGCCCCCTATCTGGGGCTTCTGGGGACGGTGATGGGCATCATGCTCACCTTTCACACCATGGGAACGGAAGGATTTATGGACACCAACAAGATCATGGTTGGCCTGGCCCTGGCGCTCAAGGCCACCGCGGTCGGCCTGTTCGTGGCCATACCCTCCGTCACCCTCTACAACCTGCTGTTGCGGAGGACCAAGGTCCTCCTGATCCAATGGGAGCTCGCGCATGGAAGAGAAGGAAGTCAGCTACATTAA
- a CDS encoding ExbD/TolR family protein, translated as MEEKEVSYINVIPFVDIMLVLLTIVLTTSTFIATGGIAVQLPKASARSAETARVQTIEIDKSGAIFFKGARTTLEGLRATLLPLDRATPFIIRADRELALQDFVDVLDMVKASGFAKASLQTERR; from the coding sequence ATGGAAGAGAAGGAAGTCAGCTACATTAACGTCATCCCCTTCGTGGACATCATGCTGGTTCTTCTGACCATCGTGCTGACCACGTCCACCTTCATCGCCACCGGAGGCATTGCGGTGCAGCTCCCCAAGGCATCGGCCCGTTCCGCGGAGACGGCCCGGGTCCAGACCATCGAGATCGACAAGAGCGGCGCCATCTTCTTCAAGGGGGCGCGCACGACCCTGGAGGGACTGCGGGCAACCCTGCTCCCCCTGGACCGTGCAACTCCCTTCATCATCAGGGCGGATCGGGAGCTGGCGTTGCAGGATTTCGTGGATGTGTTGGACATGGTCAAGGCAAGCGGTTTCGCCAAGGCAAGCCTGCAGACGGAACGCAGGTGA